In the genome of Thermovirga sp., the window GGGAGTGGGCGCTTTCAACCCTTCAGACATCGCGGGAGATGGCTTTCCGTCATACTGACTATGTTTCCGATCATTATATCTACGCCATGGCCAGCTCTCTCGCTATTGCCGTCATAGAAGCCGACATGGTCGTCACGGGCTCAGCTCGGGTCCGGTTCCGGTTCCCCGCCAAGGTAGGAGAAAGACTCGTAGCGAGGGCCAAGGTGGGTACAAAAAAAGGAAACAAGAATGTAGTCAGTGTGAGAATAAGAGTAGGTGAACAAGAAATTTTCGTCGGACGGTTTATAACCGTCGAAAAGGAATGTCAAGACGGGCCCCCGATGTCGGAAAGGGGTGAATCCAGTGCTTTTGGCTCTTGAGGCTATGGGCGGAGACAACGCTCCCGTTGAGACCTGTGCTGGAGCGATCATGGCCTGCGAAAAATTTCCCGACCTCGAAATCGCCCTGGTGGGTGATTCAGAGATTATCAGGCCTCTTCTTGAGAATACGACGGCCTCTGTCAGGACCAGGCTCCACCTGGTCCATGCTGAAGAGAGGATCACCATGGATGAACCTCCCGCCGTGGCAATACGGCAGAAGAGGCGTTCAAGCCTCAGGATAGCCATGCAGATGGTCCGGTCAGGGGAGGCCCAGGGTTGTGTCTCGGCGGGAAGCACAGGAGCCATAGTGGCTGGCGGAGTCCTCGTTGTGGGAAGGATACCGGGCATAGAAAGGCCTGGACTTGGGGTTCCTCTCCCAGCGGTGGACAGAACATCGATGCTTATCGATATCGGGGCGACGGTCCGTTGCAAGCCATTGAACCTGTTCCAGTTCGCTCTCATGGGTGACGTGTACATGAGGAAGATCCTGAGTGTTGAAAGCCCCTCCATAGCGCTGCTTTCAAACGGGCAGGAAGAGGCAAAGGGTGACGAACTGATAATCGAAGCCAGGGAGTATTTCAAAAATGGCAGACTCAACTTCATCGGCAACGTCGAAGGAGGTGGTATTCCCTTCGGGGCGGCCGATGTAGTGGTCTGTGAAGGGCTTACCGGCAACATCCTTTTGAAGTTCATCGAGGGTACCGGGGAGGCGCTTTATTCACTGATCCGCGAAGAGATCAACCGGCGCTTCCTTGCGAAGGTGGGCATGGTGTTCATGATTCCCATGCTCAAAGATCTCTGGACCCGTTTCAACTACGAGGAGACCGGCGGCACGCCGTTGCTCGGCGTAAACGGAGCGGTTATCAAGGCTCACGGGAGGTCCAGAGCAAGAGCCATCTGCGGCGCGATAAGGGTCGCACGAGAGTTCGTGTCGAAAAGGGGCGTACAAACCATAGCCGAAGAGCTTACCGAGGGAGTGAGGAGAGAATGAAATTCAACCAATGTGCCCCTGTAGTGCTTCTTGGTACGGGAATGAGCGTTCCCGCAAGGATAGTGACCAATAAAGATCTGGAAGGAATGGTTGACACCAGTGATCAGTGGATCGTGGAAAGGACCGGTATCAGGGAGAGGCGGATCGCCACCGAGCAGGAGTTGACCAGCGACCTTGCCGTCAAGGCGGCGATGGAAGCTCTTAACGACGCTTCGGTCTCGCCTGAAGAGCTGGACATGATCATTGTCGGGACCAATTCGCCTGACCGACTTTTCCCGGGTGTCGGTCCGATAGTTCAGTCCAGGATCGGTGCTTCGAGAGCGGGAGCCTGCGACGTGCAGGCTGGTTGCACGGGCTGTGTTTATGGCATGATGTTAGCCTCAGCCGGTATCAGGGCCGGTTTCTGGAAAAAGGTCCTGGTGATAGGGGCGGAAGTTCTCTCGAGGATTGTCGATTGGAAGGATCGCAATACTTGTGTTCTTTTCGGGGATGGTGCCGGAGCCGCCCTTTTTGGTGCTGGAGACGGAGAGGATGGAGTGCTGGCCGCGGAAGTCCATGCCGATGGCAGCCTGGATGATTATATCGAGTTCCCGGGAGGCCTTATCGCCCATCCCGCCACGGCGGAAACGGTTGAACAGGGTCTTCACTTCGTGAAAATGAGGGGCAACGAGGTTTTCAAATATGTCAACAGGGTGATCCCTCCCTTTGTCAGGGATCTCTGCGATCAAGCAGGTCTTGATCTGAGCGATATCGATGCCTGGATCTTCCACCAGGCCAACCATCGGATAATCGAAGGGGTCATGCGAAGGCTTGACATTCCCCTGGAGAAGGCCGTGGTCAACCTTCAGAAGTACGGTAACACCTCGGCGGCATCGGTTTTCCTGGCCCTTCATGAGGGCTTGGCTGAAGGTAAAATCTCAAAGGGTGACAAAGTGATGTTAGTGGGCTTTGGGGCAGGAATGACCTACGGGGCCATGATAATCCAGATCTGAGGTGGTTTCGATGTTCGGGAACAACAGGATAACCAGGCTTCTTGAGATCAATTACCCGGTACTCCAGGGGGGAATGGCCTGGGTGGCCGATGCGGATCTGGCGGCGGCGGTCAGCAACGGCGGCGGCCTTGGTGTCATCGCTGCGGGCAGCATGCCCCCCGACCTCCTGGAGAGCCAGATAGCCAAGGTCAGGACCCTGACCGCTAAACCTTTCGGTGTCAATATAATGCTCCTTTCGGCGACCGCGGATGCCGCCCTGGAAGTAGTAGAGAGAAACCGTGTCCCCGTCGTGACCACTGGAGCGGGGGCTCCAGGGAAGGTGATCGAGCGGCTTAAGCCACAGGGGACAAAGGTCATCCCGGTCATTGCCTCGGTGGCGCAAGCAAAAAGGGTTGAAAAACAGGGAGCCGATGCCGTGATAGCGGAAGGGATGGAGGCGGGAGGACACATTGGTGAGATCACGACCATGGTCTTGGTTCCGCAGATCGTTGATGCCGTCAAAATCCCGGTCGTCGCGGCCGGCGGTGTCGCTGAACCCCGGGGGGTACTGGCCGCTTTCTCCCTCGGCGCGGAAGGTGTCCAGGTTGGAACCCGCTTTGTATGTGCCAGTGAATCCAACGCCCATAGTGCTTTCAAAGACGAGATCCTGAAAGCCAGGGATAGGAGCACGGCGATCACGGGAGCCAGCACAGGGCATCCCGTCCGTTGTATCCAGAACAGGCTGACCAGGGAATTCGCGAAGCTGGAAAAGGCCGGGGCATCCTTGGAAGAACTGGAAAAGCTCGGCACGGGGCGTTTAAGGGCCGCGGTGGTCGATGGTGACGTGGATTATGGTTCTGTCATGGCAGGTCAGTCGGCGGCCCTAGTTAACAAGGTACAACCTGCAGCCGAGATCATAAGGGAACTTTTCGATGGAACGCAGGAGATGTTTGAAAGCCTCCACAGATTTTCAAACCAATGAAGTCCCTGGAGGTATTCCGATGAAGTATGCCGTCGTATTCCCGGGCCAGGGTGCCCAGGAGGTGGGAATGGGCAAGGACTTTTTCGACCGTTACGCCACTTCCAGGGCCATTTTTGAAAGATCCGACGAAGCTTTGGGTTTCAACCTGAGCAGGATAATTTTTTCCGGCCCCGACATTGAACTGGAAAAGACCGAATACGCCCAGCCGGCTATCCTTACGACGAGCATGGCTCTTTTCAGGTGCCTCGAGGAGGAGAAAGGGATCGCGTTCACTCCCGAGTTCGTGGCAGGGCACAGCCTGGGCGAATACACCGCCCTGGTCGCTTCGGAGGCTCTCTCCCTGGAAGATGGCGTAAGATTGGTTCATCTCAGGGGTAAGTTGATGCAGGAGACCGTCCCCCTGGGTGTGGGTTCCATGGCGGCCATTATCGGACTCGACCGCGAGTCGGTGATTTCCATTTGTGAATCCGCTTCTGAACTGGGGATCTGCCAGGCGGCTAATTTCAACGCCCCGGGGCAGATCGTCATATCAGGGGAGAGGCAGGCTGTCGACAAAGCCATTTCCATGTGCAAAGATGCTGGGGCCAAGAGGGCTCTCCCGCTGAAGGTAAGCGCTCCCTTTCATTCCCGCCTCATGCGCCCCGTGGCGGACCGGTTGAGGGAGTCCATCGCCCGGAGTGAGTGGAAAAAACCAAAGTGGCCCCTTGTAGCCAACGTTTCCGCCCAAAAGGAAACCGATGTGGAAAGCATACAGGAAGCTCTTTTCCTACAGACCTTCATGCCCGTGCTTTGGTCGGGGTCCGTGGAATTTATCATCTCCAGGGGCGTCAGGCACTTCGTCGAAATAGGACCGGGGAGCGTTCTGACCGGGCTAATCAAGAGAATTTCAGCCGATGCGAACTGCCTGTCACTCTTTGATTTGGATGGCTTGGGCCAGGTGATTGATTTCCTGAAGGGGGGACAATATGATGATTCCTGAAAAGAGGGTCGCCCTTGTAACCGGTTCGGGGCGTGGAATAGGGAGGGTGATAGCGCTTGCGATGGCAGACCTGGGGCACAAGGTGGCGGTGAACTATCGCGCCTCGTCCGAGGCCGCCGAAAACCTTGTCAGGGAGATAGTATCCTCCGGAGGCGAGGCCAAGGCTTTCCGGGCGGATGTGTCCTCCGCGCCTGAAGTGGAAAAACTCTTCAGGGAAACAGAATCCACCCTTGGGCCCGTTGGTGTTCTAATCAACAACGCGGGAATAAACAGGGATGGACTTCTGATGCGTATGAAAGATTCCGACTGGGAGGACGTGATAAAGACTAACCTCCTGTCGAATTTTCTTACCACCCGGCTGGCCGTAAGGAACATGTCTCGCTCCAGGTGGGGGCGCATAGTTAATATCAGTTCGGTGATAGCGCTGATCGGTAACGTGGGCCAGGCGAATTACGCAGCCGCGAAGGCGGGGGTGATCGGCTTCACGAAAAGCGTCGCCAGGGAATTTGGATCCAGGGGGATAACGGTTAATGCTGTAGCCCCGGGATTCATTGAATCCGACATGACTGATGCCCTTGATGAGAAGTATCGGTCCCAGATGATTTCGCGGATCCCTGCGGGAAGACCGGGTCAACCCGGAGAAGTAGCGGCGGTGGTTAAATTTCTCGTTTCTGAAGAAGCTTCCTATGTCACAGGCCAGGTGATAGCCGTTGATGGCGGAATGACCATGGCTTGATTCATGCAAAGAGTTTCGTGGGAAGGAGGTGAAGGAGATGAAGATGGACGAGATCACGGCGAGATTAAAGGAAATAGTAATGGATAGGCTGGATGTTGAAGAGGACCAGATTAAACCAGAAGCCTCCTTTGTGGAGGATTTTGGAGCTGATTCCCTTGATATCGTCGAGCTTATCATGGGGATCGAAGAAGTATTCGACATCGAGATACCCGATGAGGATGCCGAAAAACTCACCAATGTCGGCGAAGCCATGGAATACATCAAGGGCAAACTTGGTGTGGAAGAGTAGCATGGTAACAATAGGATGGTTTATGGGGCATCAGCCGCATAAACCATCCTACTCCGTTACCCGCCCCAGGGTGCCTGTCGGCGGGAACCGAAGGAGTGACACGTCTTGAGAAGGGTTGTCATTACCGGGATGGGTGTGATCTCTCCCATCGCCAATGGAAGGGTAGAATACTGGAGGTCCCTCAAAGAGGGTCGAAATGGCGTCGGAAGGATCACCCTTTTCGATCCTTCCGATTTTGCCGTGCGTATTGCCGCCGAGGTGAAGGATTTTGATCCAGAGTCATGGATGGATCGCAAGGAAGCCAGGAGGGCTGACAGGGTCATCCAGTTTGCTGTCGGGGCCTCCGACATGGCGGTTAATGACGCCTCGCTTGATGTGGACAGCCTGAACCCGGATAGATTCGGAGTTTTTATAGGAAGCGGCGAGGGTGGTATCTCCACCATGTACGAAGGAATGAAGGTGCTGATGGAGAAAGGTCCATCCAGGGTCGGCCCTTTCTGCGTTCCCATGATGTTAAGTAATATGCCCGCGGCCTATGTGGCGATTCGCTTCGGCGCCAAGGGGCCGAATATCTGCGTAGTGACGGCCTGTGCCACAGCCATCCACACTATGGGCGAGGCCTTTCACACGATTGCCAGAGATGACGCGGATGTAATCCTCGCCGGTGGCACCGAGGCTGCGATCACTCCTGTCGCCGTAGCGGGCTTTGCCGCCATGAAGGCCCTTTCAACCAGGAATGAGGACCCTCTCCACGCCTCAAGGCCCTTCGATATCGACAGGGACGGTTTCGTAATGGGTGAGGGTGCCGGGGTCCTGGTATTTGAAGAATTGGAGCATGCCAGGAAGAGGGGGGCCAGGATATTCGCCGAGGTGAAGGGTTTCGGCTCGACCTGCGACGCCTATCACATCACAGCTCCGGATCCCCAGGGCGAAGGACCGGCCAAGGCCATGATCCAGGCGGTCAAAAAGGCCGGATGGCGGTTCGATAAAGTGGACCTCATCAACGCCCACGGCACGTCGACAAGTCTCAACGACACGATGGAATCCTCGGCCATCAACAGGGCCTTTGGGGAATACACGGGGAAGATCCTGGTCCATTCGACCAAATCCATGATAGGTCACACCCTGGGTGCTGCTGGGGCGCTGGAATCCATAGCCGCCATCCAGGCCATCGTTGAGGGGATCGTTCACCCCACTACGAATTGTGTCAATCCCGATCCCGAATGTCGGATCAACCTGGTTCCTGACGGCAAACCCCTGGAAGGGGAAATCTCCCGGGTGCTTGTCAGCAACTTCGGTTTCGGGGGCCACAACGCGGTCGCGGCTTTAGAGAGGTTCAGAGATTAAAGTGGAACATCCTTCGCCGCCAGGAGACGAGGCGGGAGTAAAACGCATGCTTGGGAACCTGGAGGAACGACTCGGTTATCGCTTTAGAAACGGCCAATTGCTGGTTGAAGCACTGACCCATGCCTCCTATTCAAACGAGAACGGTCTGGATTACTGCAACGAAAGGCTTGAATTCCTGGGCGACGCGGTGTTGGAGCTTTGCGTATCGGAAATGCTTTTTAAAAGGTATCCTGAAGCGAGCGAGGGTGAGTTGTCCGCCAGGAGGGCATCGCTCGTTTGCGAGGATTCGTTGAGCGAATGGGCCATAAAGGTGGGTATCCCCCAAAGCCTCAGGTTGGGCAGAGGTCTTTGTAAAAGCGGCGGCCGCCAGCAGCCTGCGCTCAGCGCGGATGCGGCCGAAGCTATATTCGGGTCTGTTTTGATCGACGGTGGATTCGAGGCGGCCCAGGCAGTGATAGAGAAGTACCTCGTAGACTCTGAAGGCTTTGAAAGAAGCATTCCCAGGAATCCGAAGGCGGATCTACAGGAATTAATGGAAAAAATGGGATTGGGCAAGCCCGAATACCTGCTGACGGACCGGACCGGTCCTCCCCATGCCCCCCTATTCAGGGTGGTCGTGAAACAGCTGGGCGACGCATCGGCAGCAGGCGAGGGCAGGACTATCAAGGAAGCCGAAAGGAAGGCAGCGGAAACAGCCTTGGGATTTCTCCTCGATAAATAATGCAACCGGTTGCATTATTTATGCTCTTTGGTACAATCCCCGGGTAGGGGGTGCGTACTCGGTGACGGGAAAGGGAAATCGGCCGGAAAGATTGGATCTCCGGAAAGAGATAGACAAAGGGGCTCGGTTCCTCGAGAGAGGAAAACCGCGTCCCTTTTTTTAGGGAGGTGGACCTGTGCTGAAGGAAAAAGCGAAGGTAATGAATGAAAAGGACATGGAAAGAGTGCTTAAGAGAATATCCCACGAGATCCTGGAAAAAAATCGAGGTCTTGAGGGTATGGTCCTCGTGGGGATACAGAGGAGAGGTGTTTACCTTGCTAACCGCCTAAGGGACATTTTCTTCGGCCTCGAATCCTACAAGGTCCCGACGGGAGTTCTTGATATCACTCTTTATCGGGACGACCTGACCCTACTTCACGATCAGCCGGTGGTCCACAGTACCGCCATACCTGAGGATTTGAATGCCAGGAAAATTCTCCTCGTCGACGATGTTTTGTACACCGGACGAACGATCAGGGCGGCCCTCGATGCCCTGATGGACCTGGGCAGGCCGTCCTGCGTGCAGCTCGCGGTCCTCATTGACAGGGGGCACCGTGAACTGCCGATCCATCCCGATTACGTGGGCCGGGTTGTCCCCACATCCAGGAATGAAACGGTCGAGGTCCGGGTAAGGGAACTAGATGGGCTCGATGAGGCCGTCATCTGCGAGAGGGAGGGTTTTTGACGAATGGAGTGGAAACGGCGTCACGTCCTTGGCCTTGATTCCTGGCGCCGGGAGGAACTACAGTACATCCTTGAGCAGACGCGGTCCATGGACGAGTTGCTGGACAGGCCCATCAAGAAAGTACCGGCCCTTAGAGGCAAACTGGTGGTCAACCTTTTTTTTGAGCCCTCCACGAGGACAAGGGTCTCCTTTGAACTGGCCGAAAAATTCCTGAGCGCCGACGTGGTCAACTGGAGCACTACCAACTCCAGCGCAGAAAAGGGGGAGACCCTTCGTGACACAGCTTGGACCCTGGAAGCGATGGGAGCCGATGCGGTAGTGATCAGACACGAGTCTGTGGGGGCGGCTGATTATTTGGCGAGAAAATTAAAAAAAAGCGTCGTCTTCAACGGGGGTGACGGAGCGCATGCGCACCCGACCCAGGCTCTCCTCGACCTTTACACCGCCTGGGAAAAACTTGGCGATCTCGAGGGTCGCAAAATGGCCATTAT includes:
- the fapR gene encoding transcription factor FapR, which codes for MQRSAGRKVRQGRIISELEANPLLTDQELAGRLSVSMSTVRLDRAMLGIPEVRERMRSMANQAGSRLRSLKREEVIGELLDLQPGEWALSTLQTSREMAFRHTDYVSDHYIYAMASSLAIAVIEADMVVTGSARVRFRFPAKVGERLVARAKVGTKKGNKNVVSVRIRVGEQEIFVGRFITVEKECQDGPPMSERGESSAFGS
- the plsX gene encoding phosphate acyltransferase PlsX, with translation MLLALEAMGGDNAPVETCAGAIMACEKFPDLEIALVGDSEIIRPLLENTTASVRTRLHLVHAEERITMDEPPAVAIRQKRRSSLRIAMQMVRSGEAQGCVSAGSTGAIVAGGVLVVGRIPGIERPGLGVPLPAVDRTSMLIDIGATVRCKPLNLFQFALMGDVYMRKILSVESPSIALLSNGQEEAKGDELIIEAREYFKNGRLNFIGNVEGGGIPFGAADVVVCEGLTGNILLKFIEGTGEALYSLIREEINRRFLAKVGMVFMIPMLKDLWTRFNYEETGGTPLLGVNGAVIKAHGRSRARAICGAIRVAREFVSKRGVQTIAEELTEGVRRE
- a CDS encoding ketoacyl-ACP synthase III, which produces MKFNQCAPVVLLGTGMSVPARIVTNKDLEGMVDTSDQWIVERTGIRERRIATEQELTSDLAVKAAMEALNDASVSPEELDMIIVGTNSPDRLFPGVGPIVQSRIGASRAGACDVQAGCTGCVYGMMLASAGIRAGFWKKVLVIGAEVLSRIVDWKDRNTCVLFGDGAGAALFGAGDGEDGVLAAEVHADGSLDDYIEFPGGLIAHPATAETVEQGLHFVKMRGNEVFKYVNRVIPPFVRDLCDQAGLDLSDIDAWIFHQANHRIIEGVMRRLDIPLEKAVVNLQKYGNTSAASVFLALHEGLAEGKISKGDKVMLVGFGAGMTYGAMIIQI
- the fabK gene encoding enoyl-[acyl-carrier-protein] reductase FabK codes for the protein MFGNNRITRLLEINYPVLQGGMAWVADADLAAAVSNGGGLGVIAAGSMPPDLLESQIAKVRTLTAKPFGVNIMLLSATADAALEVVERNRVPVVTTGAGAPGKVIERLKPQGTKVIPVIASVAQAKRVEKQGADAVIAEGMEAGGHIGEITTMVLVPQIVDAVKIPVVAAGGVAEPRGVLAAFSLGAEGVQVGTRFVCASESNAHSAFKDEILKARDRSTAITGASTGHPVRCIQNRLTREFAKLEKAGASLEELEKLGTGRLRAAVVDGDVDYGSVMAGQSAALVNKVQPAAEIIRELFDGTQEMFESLHRFSNQ
- the fabD gene encoding ACP S-malonyltransferase, which encodes MKYAVVFPGQGAQEVGMGKDFFDRYATSRAIFERSDEALGFNLSRIIFSGPDIELEKTEYAQPAILTTSMALFRCLEEEKGIAFTPEFVAGHSLGEYTALVASEALSLEDGVRLVHLRGKLMQETVPLGVGSMAAIIGLDRESVISICESASELGICQAANFNAPGQIVISGERQAVDKAISMCKDAGAKRALPLKVSAPFHSRLMRPVADRLRESIARSEWKKPKWPLVANVSAQKETDVESIQEALFLQTFMPVLWSGSVEFIISRGVRHFVEIGPGSVLTGLIKRISADANCLSLFDLDGLGQVIDFLKGGQYDDS
- the fabG gene encoding 3-oxoacyl-[acyl-carrier-protein] reductase — its product is MIPEKRVALVTGSGRGIGRVIALAMADLGHKVAVNYRASSEAAENLVREIVSSGGEAKAFRADVSSAPEVEKLFRETESTLGPVGVLINNAGINRDGLLMRMKDSDWEDVIKTNLLSNFLTTRLAVRNMSRSRWGRIVNISSVIALIGNVGQANYAAAKAGVIGFTKSVAREFGSRGITVNAVAPGFIESDMTDALDEKYRSQMISRIPAGRPGQPGEVAAVVKFLVSEEASYVTGQVIAVDGGMTMA
- the acpP gene encoding acyl carrier protein, which encodes MKMDEITARLKEIVMDRLDVEEDQIKPEASFVEDFGADSLDIVELIMGIEEVFDIEIPDEDAEKLTNVGEAMEYIKGKLGVEE
- the fabF gene encoding beta-ketoacyl-ACP synthase II, which produces MRRVVITGMGVISPIANGRVEYWRSLKEGRNGVGRITLFDPSDFAVRIAAEVKDFDPESWMDRKEARRADRVIQFAVGASDMAVNDASLDVDSLNPDRFGVFIGSGEGGISTMYEGMKVLMEKGPSRVGPFCVPMMLSNMPAAYVAIRFGAKGPNICVVTACATAIHTMGEAFHTIARDDADVILAGGTEAAITPVAVAGFAAMKALSTRNEDPLHASRPFDIDRDGFVMGEGAGVLVFEELEHARKRGARIFAEVKGFGSTCDAYHITAPDPQGEGPAKAMIQAVKKAGWRFDKVDLINAHGTSTSLNDTMESSAINRAFGEYTGKILVHSTKSMIGHTLGAAGALESIAAIQAIVEGIVHPTTNCVNPDPECRINLVPDGKPLEGEISRVLVSNFGFGGHNAVAALERFRD
- the rnc gene encoding ribonuclease III, with product MLGNLEERLGYRFRNGQLLVEALTHASYSNENGLDYCNERLEFLGDAVLELCVSEMLFKRYPEASEGELSARRASLVCEDSLSEWAIKVGIPQSLRLGRGLCKSGGRQQPALSADAAEAIFGSVLIDGGFEAAQAVIEKYLVDSEGFERSIPRNPKADLQELMEKMGLGKPEYLLTDRTGPPHAPLFRVVVKQLGDASAAGEGRTIKEAERKAAETALGFLLDK
- the pyrR gene encoding bifunctional pyr operon transcriptional regulator/uracil phosphoribosyltransferase PyrR gives rise to the protein MKEKAKVMNEKDMERVLKRISHEILEKNRGLEGMVLVGIQRRGVYLANRLRDIFFGLESYKVPTGVLDITLYRDDLTLLHDQPVVHSTAIPEDLNARKILLVDDVLYTGRTIRAALDALMDLGRPSCVQLAVLIDRGHRELPIHPDYVGRVVPTSRNETVEVRVRELDGLDEAVICEREGF
- a CDS encoding aspartate carbamoyltransferase catalytic subunit, whose amino-acid sequence is MEWKRRHVLGLDSWRREELQYILEQTRSMDELLDRPIKKVPALRGKLVVNLFFEPSTRTRVSFELAEKFLSADVVNWSTTNSSAEKGETLRDTAWTLEAMGADAVVIRHESVGAADYLARKLKKSVVFNGGDGAHAHPTQALLDLYTAWEKLGDLEGRKMAIIGDVLHSRVARSNVIAFSRMGVRVVLSGPPTLMPKVPEALGATFTMDPGEAVRDADIVYLLRIQREREAEGMFPSLDEYHQFFGVDSRLLEYAPPEALVMHPGPINRRVEIASEVADGPQSMILGQVRSGVALRMALLFVCLGGVRQ